The DNA window TCCGGCTGCACGTCCGTGACCTCGGCGACGGCGAACCTGGAGCGGGCCGGTGTCTCGGGGCTCATTGCGAACGGCCCCACCACCTCGCCCGCCGCCGCGCCCTCGAACGCCTGGACGAAGGGCGCCGGAAGCTGGCTGCGGTCGAGGGGCCCGACGACGCGCGGCTCCGACGTGTCGGCGAAGAGGCGCGCCAGGGAATCGAAGCTCGCATTCCCGCGCAGCCGCACCGCTACCGTGTCGGCGATGCGTCGCGCCGCCGCCAGCTCACTGTCGGAGATCGCCGGGGTGAAGAGGATGTGCCGGGCCTTGATCTCGGCGGGCTGGATGCGATCGACCTGGATGATGTGATAGCCGAACTGCGTCACCACGACGTCGGAGACCTGTCCGGGACGGAGACGGAACGCGACGTCCTCGAACTCCCGCACCATCATCCCGCGGCGGAACCAGTTGAGGTCACCGCCCTGCTCCCGCGAGGCGGGGTCGTCCGAGAAACCACGCGCCGCCGTCGCGAAGTCCGCGCCGCGCCGGATCTCGGCCAGCACCGACTCCGCCTCCGCGCGCGCGGCCGCGCGGGCCGAGGGCGAGGGCACGGGCGCGACCACGATCTGCCGGAACGTGATGGTGGGTGGACGCCGCCTGGTCCCGCCCTGCTGGACCGCGTCGAAGGCCTGCCTGAGCTCCACCTCGGTGACCGGCCCGCTCCGCAGCTTCCCCTCCTGGCGCAACCGGTCGATGTAGCGGCGCTGGTATTCGGCGCGGCGCTGCTGGTCGCCCAGAAAGCGGCGATACTCCTCCGGCGTGCCGTATCCGGCCGCGCGCAGCTGCGCCCGGAATTCCGTGTCGCTGGTGAACCGGGCGCGGACGTCGCGGACCTGCTGCTCCACGGCGCTCTGCACCTCCGCATCAGTGACGCTGATGGTGGTGTCGCGCCGGGCCCGCTGATAGACGACTTCTTCGTCGATCAGCGTTTCGAGGACCTGTCGGCGCAGCGCCTTGAAGGCGGCGGAGTCCTCCGGCACCTGAGCCCCTTCGGACCGCCTTTGGTAGATCTCGTCGTCGATCTCTGAGAGCAGGATCATCCGTTCGCCGACGATGGCGGCCACCCGGTCCAGCAGCTCCCGCGGTCCGGGCCCCTGCGCGCCTAACGGGGCGGCGGCCACGAGGGCCGCCACCGCCGTCGCCGCGAGCGCCACGCTTCTCATGCTACGGCCGGGCTGGCACGGGCGGGCGAGGCTGCCCAACGGGAGGCCCGGCGGGACGCGGGCCGACCGGAGGTCCGCCCGGCACCGGCGTCATTCCCCCTGGCACGCCCTGCGGCGTCTCCGGGCCGCGCAGTTCCTTCGCGCGCTCGAGGGCCCGGTCGACCCCCGCGGCGGAAACGCTCCAGCGGAACCGCTCTCGCAGCAGGTCCGCGAGGAACGGCTTCACCTCGAAGAACTGGCGCCGCGGCGGGTTGGAGGTGATCGCCGCGAAGTAGGCGTCCACCCGATGGCCCGCCGCGGCGCGGCGGTCGCCGCGTGCCGAGCTGTCCGAAGCGAGCGACTCCGCCGAAACGCCCACGGTGTTCGTCAGGAGCGCCAGGTCGCGCCGGAACGATTCCCGGATCGAGTCGCTCTCTTGAGGCGTGAGCCGGTAGTGCCTCGCCTGCGCGGCACGAAGCAGCATGTCGTTGCGCGTGATGCTCTTGACGAACTCGATGATCATGGAGTCAGGCGCCTGCATCACCATGCCGCGAGTCTGCGGTGGGAAGGCCTGGAGCCACCGCGCGAAGTCCCTCTCGCGCAGCCGCCCGCCGCGGTAGGTCGCCACCACGCGCGAACGATCCTTCGCGGCACGAAGGTTCTCGGCCGCGCCCCTCACGATGGCCGGCGCCGAGCCACGGACCCTGACGTCCGTCCGGTTGGTCAGGCTGTCGAGGTAGAGCGAGTCGAGCCGCAGCACGACGATATCCTTGATCCGCATGCTGAAGCTGTCCCGTACCGTCTCCAGCGCGGGCCGCCACAGGATGTGGTAGCCGAACGCGGTCTCGACGATCCCGGAAGTCTGGCCCGGCTGAAGCGCGAAGGCCGCGTCCTCGAACGGCTTCACCATCTGCCCGCGGCCGACCAGGCCCAGCGAGCCGCCGGAGGAGCCCGAGCCGGGATCCTCCGAGTGCTGTGCCGCCAGCGCCTGGAACTCGGCGCCGCGCTGGATCTGGGCGAGATAACCCTCCGCCTGCCGCCGCTTGGCCGCCTTCACGTTGGCGGTGGTGTCCTGCTTCACAGCCACCAGGATGTGGTAGATCCACCTGACCTCGCCGACGTTGTAGGCGCTATCCACCTGAGGGCCGGTGAGCTGCGCCCGCCGCACGATCACCGAGTCGTGCAGCCGGTCAGCCAGGCGCTGCGACACCTCCGGCCACATGGCGGCGAGGACCGTCGCGCTGTCCAGCAGGCTGTCGCCGCTCCCTATCGCCCAAGCGAGCAGCTGGTAGTCCACCCACAGGTCTGCGATCCGGTCGACGACGTCGCGGCGCAGCGGCACCGACTTGGTCGGCGCGATGATCTGCGCCAGCTGATTCACCGTGAGCTGCTGGCCCGCCGCGCGAGCCACGACGTCCTGGTGCGCCGTGATGGCGTCGCGCAGGCCGGAGCAGCCGGTCAGGGAAAGGCAGAGCGAAAGCACCGCAAGGCGGCGAAACATGCGTTCTCCTGTCAGTTGGTATCGGATACGGCGCGCGACAAGGCGCGCACCAGGCCTGCCAGCAGCGGCATCCCGCCGAGCCGCTCGAGCCGCAGCACCAGCGGCGATGCCCGGCGCACATCGGCGGCGAACTGGACTTCGTCCATCGCCGCGGTGAGTCGCGCGAGCCTCGGCGAGGCCCCGGC is part of the Gemmatimonadales bacterium genome and encodes:
- a CDS encoding peptidylprolyl isomerase, which produces MRSVALAATAVAALVAAAPLGAQGPGPRELLDRVAAIVGERMILLSEIDDEIYQRRSEGAQVPEDSAAFKALRRQVLETLIDEEVVYQRARRDTTISVTDAEVQSAVEQQVRDVRARFTSDTEFRAQLRAAGYGTPEEYRRFLGDQQRRAEYQRRYIDRLRQEGKLRSGPVTEVELRQAFDAVQQGGTRRRPPTITFRQIVVAPVPSPSARAAARAEAESVLAEIRRGADFATAARGFSDDPASREQGGDLNWFRRGMMVREFEDVAFRLRPGQVSDVVVTQFGYHIIQVDRIQPAEIKARHILFTPAISDSELAAARRIADTVAVRLRGNASFDSLARLFADTSEPRVVGPLDRSQLPAPFVQAFEGAAAGEVVGPFAMSPETPARSRFAVAEVTDVQPERPFNFEEVRERLRADVQQEKAIRELLQTLRRQVYVDIRL
- a CDS encoding peptidylprolyl isomerase; this encodes MFRRLAVLSLCLSLTGCSGLRDAITAHQDVVARAAGQQLTVNQLAQIIAPTKSVPLRRDVVDRIADLWVDYQLLAWAIGSGDSLLDSATVLAAMWPEVSQRLADRLHDSVIVRRAQLTGPQVDSAYNVGEVRWIYHILVAVKQDTTANVKAAKRRQAEGYLAQIQRGAEFQALAAQHSEDPGSGSSGGSLGLVGRGQMVKPFEDAAFALQPGQTSGIVETAFGYHILWRPALETVRDSFSMRIKDIVVLRLDSLYLDSLTNRTDVRVRGSAPAIVRGAAENLRAAKDRSRVVATYRGGRLRERDFARWLQAFPPQTRGMVMQAPDSMIIEFVKSITRNDMLLRAAQARHYRLTPQESDSIRESFRRDLALLTNTVGVSAESLASDSSARGDRRAAAGHRVDAYFAAITSNPPRRQFFEVKPFLADLLRERFRWSVSAAGVDRALERAKELRGPETPQGVPGGMTPVPGGPPVGPRPAGPPVGQPRPPVPARP